A window of Theileria equi strain WA chromosome 4 map unlocalized gcontig_1105471998858, whole genome shotgun sequence contains these coding sequences:
- a CDS encoding cathepsin E, putative (encoded by transcript BEWA_016540A), whose translation MLYLLVLFYRIYTIKTVHSISSHGIAKERYPQVSHVNLIDAYAVANTHNGGNCLSFNLDKSVNHLHSDNNGLKTGLHGYLEYPRMLTSQLLVKPEYSIQLHRFSSKHGKAIKEKNELDDSRNGETKISKEPIDASIDVNKENKNRTVPESSINLRQYLLNFENSQYFGEIQVGTPPKNFVVVFDTGSSQLWIPSSKCLRNGPNGCQGHRIFDPSYSKTFEPMKKGKGIVSAYIRYGTGECILSLGFDNVKIGSLEIKHQPIGLSVLESEHPFGDLPFDGLVGLGFPDKELESTPIFDSIIDQKLLKRNIIAFYMSKDADQPGSLSFGSVDPKYVIPGHSPWWFPVVSTDYWEIGLSSLLLGDEEVVNGKCNAAIDTGSSLISGPSSIILPLLDKIDVYEDCSNINDLPTLSFVFTDILKRNIKFDLSGPDYVIRDGDKCFIGIVNMDIPKKELFVLGATFIRRYLAIFDRDYMAVGLVPANQNSADEEGKKTQKELEDKFEIKGMYSSI comes from the exons ATGTTGTATCTACTAGTACTCTTTTATCGCATTTACACAATTAAGACCGTACACTCTATAAGTAGTCATGGAATTGCAAAGGAACGCTATCCACAAGTTTCTCATGTCAATTTGATCGATGCCTATGCGGTTGCGAATACACACAATGGAGGGAACTGTTTAAGTTTTAACCTTGATAAGAGTGTAAACCACTTACATTCCGATAATAATGGGCTAAAGACTGGTCTTCATGGATACCTAGAATATCCTAGAATGTTAACATCGCAACTACTTGTAAAGCCAGAGTATTCCATACAGCTGCACCGATTTTCAAGCAAGCATGGTAAAGCCATCAAAGAAAAGAATGAACTTGATGATTCAAGAAACGGTGAAACAAAGATCTCTAAGGAGCCTATAGATGCATCAATTGATGTaaataaagaaaataaaaatcGCACTGTCCCTGaatcatccataaatttAAGGCAATATTTACTGAATTTCGAAAATAGTCAATATTTTGGCGAAATACAAGTTGGGACGCCTCCAAAGAATTTTGTTGTG GTATTTGATACTGGGTCCAGTCAGTTGTGGATACCATCTAGCAAGTGTTTGAG AAATGGCCCAAATGGTTGCCAAGGTCACAGAATCTTTGACCCATCATATTCAAAGACTTTTGAACCAATGAAAAAGGGAAAAGGCATTGTAAGCGCTTATATCAGATATGGAACGGGAGAGTGCA TCTTATCTCTCGGGTTTGATAATGTCAAGATAGGGTCATT GGAAATAAAACATCAGCCGATTGGTCTATCTGTGCTAGAAAGTGAACATCCATTTGGAGATTTACCGTTTGATGGTCTTGTTGGTCTGGGATTTCCTGATAAAGAGTTGGAATCCACACCTATTTTTGACTCAATTATTGACCAG AAACTATTAAAACGCAATATTATCGCATTTTACATGTCAAAAGACGCGGATCA ACCAGGATCACTCTCGTTTGGAAGTGTTGACCCAAAATATGTGATTCCAGGTCACAGTCCTTGGTGGTTTCCAGTAGTATCTACAG ACTATTGGGAAATAGGTCTTTCGTCCCTTTTGTTaggagatgaagaagttgttAATGGCAAATGCAATGCTGCCATTGACACGGGAAGCAGTCTAATATCCGGTCcttcatccattattttaccattattAGACAAGATTGATGTTTATGAAGATTGTTCTAACATCAATGACCTACCAACACTTTCGTTTGTCTTTACGGATATCCTAAAACGTAACATAAAGTTTGACTTGAGCGGACCGGACTATGTGATAAGGGATGGAGATAAATGCTTTATTGGAATAgtaaatatggatataccAAAAAAAGAACTTTTTGTATTAGGAGCAACATTCATAAGGAGATATCTTGCGATATTTGATAGAGATTATATGGCCGTTGGCCTTGTTCCTGCAAATCAGAATTCCGCGGATGAAGAGGGTAAAAAAACCCAAAAGGAACTGGAAGATAAATTTGAGATAAAAGGTATGtactcatccatataa
- a CDS encoding conserved hypothetical protein (encoded by transcript BEWA_016530A): MIIAQYYCAKLLWYLLIWRCEATCHPNNFLRCEVRHIERINRDFYHIEAEFRDGKVGKYSESQYTWENQQHIPYGKDDNGYFCRDSFYIREYRDLLINKNASITSFYGLEYDEEHKMSEKSSHEDDISIESRALYTALKENEWYIETSARQYRLTTLPLNVKVILEVKNVDSKPSSKFILLFPYHEAIHMGDLEVYNKDTGNKYATQFLNCINRPSTECQWNTLLYNSWKWRFNEKCICAPLAVSITFDRQIEPQEFIKIVVNYKLGRPFSTLKDNIAFDDDQRVIFSTNTHLLSGYKIGEQRTYYSISHTSDVEVVSLHLKANVSEIKEKIYMSGPYYHVFPLSLGESLTLRFPYPSSLEYISQAVRHVSIGIWNYRVNEEFLVLNEASEAREYNAKLAKIFERDSAKGTVDTHHSFSFEAVFPQRAKNFYFYDTIGNISSAYLDRNVGDKYKVAYLVPRYPLVGGWKSAFNTEYSHPILGNPLEILLPHSILLYTESYKVIIEFPIGSCDIIVTPPSGIKCRVETVKRHILGLEFEKSIATLHIERMFPKNVEHFPYIRVDYRRTFWWIPKLICTATIHLFLLYIICRIFLGFRRKLESL, from the exons ATGATAATAGCACAGTATTACTGTGCTAAACTACTTTGGTATCTACTGATATGGAGATGTGAAGCCACTTGTCACCCAAATAACTTTTTGAGATGTGAAGTTAGACATATAGAGAGGATAAACAGGGATTTTTACCATATAGAAGCAGAGTTTAGAGATGGTAAGGTAGGAAAATACTCAGAATCCCAATACACATGGGAAAACCAACAACATATTCCTTATGGCAAAGACGATAATGGCTACTTTTGCAGAGATTCCTTTTATATAAGAGAATATAGAGATCTACTGATAAATAAAAATGCATCTATTACCTCGTTTTATGGTCTGgaatatgatgaagaacACAAGATGTCTGAGAAATCATCACATGAGGAtgatatatccatagaatcTCGTGCTTTATACACTGCactaaaggagaatgaatggtataTAGAGACATCTGCACGTCAGTACAGGTTAACTACCCTTCCTCTCAACGTAAAGGTGATTTTAGAGGTCAAAAATGTAGATTCTAAACCTTCCAGCAAGTTTATTCTACTATTTCCATATCATGAAGCCATTCATATGGGTGACTTGGAAGTTTATAACAAAGATACAGGGAATAAATATGCTACGCAATTTCTCAATTGTATAAATAGACCATCCACAGAATGCCAGTGGAATACGCTACTTTATAATTCATGGAAATGGAGATTTAATGAGAAATGTATTTGTGCCCCTTTAGCTGTATCCATTACGTTTGATAGGCAAATTGAACCACAGGAATTTATTAAGATAGTTGTAAACTACAAATTAGGGCGCCCATTTAGTACTCTGAAGGATAACATTGCCTTTGACGATGATCAGCGTGTTATTTTTAGCACAAATACCCATTTATTGAGTGGATACAAAATTGGAGAGCAACGCACTTACTATTCGATAAGCCACACGTCTGATGTAGAAGTTGTATCTTTGCATTTAAAAGCGAATGTTAGTGaaataaaggaaaagatttaCATGTCTGGTCCATATTATCATGTTTTTCCACTTTCGCTTGGAGAATCTCTTACACTTCGGTTTCCTTACCCATCAAGTTTAGAATACATTTCACAAGCTGTAAGGCATGTTAGTATAGGTATTTGGAATTACAGGGttaatgaagaatttttGGTATTAAATGAGGCATCAGAGGCAAGG GAATATAATGCCAAATTAGCCAAGATTTTCGAAAGAGATTCTGCCAAGGGAACTGTGGATACACATCACTCATTTTCATTTGAGGCCGTATTTCCACAAAGGGCTAAAAACTTTTACTTTTATGATACCATTGGAAATATTTCAAGTGCATACCTGGACAGAAATGTAGGAGATAAATACAAGGTAGCCTAT TTGGTTCCAAGATATCCACTAGTTGGGGGTTGGAAATCTGCTTTCAACACAGAGTACTCACATCCAATTTTGGGCAACCCCTTGGAGATTTTATTGCCTCATTCGATTCTTTTATATACAGAATCGTACAAAGTCATAATAGAATTTCCAATAG GCTCTTGTGACATAATCGTAACCCCTCCATCTGGAATAAAGTGTAGAGTAGAAACGGTAAAAAGACATATTCTTGGTCTCGAATTTGAGAAAAGCATTGCAACTTTGCATATAGAACGCATGTTCccaaaaaatgtagagCATTTCCCATATATTCGAGTGGATTACAGGAGGACTTTCTGGTGGATTCCTAAGCTCATATGTACTGCCACAATTcaccttttccttttgtaCATCATATGTCGCATATTTTTGGGATTTAGGAGAAAATTGGAATCTCTATAA